The DNA sequence aataggtatattaaataacaagtgtgtgaaaaatgaagtgaaaatgatttaatttgataggttaaatatttatgtgaagttgtgaagaaaataagtgtgaaaagtggtaaaaaatatagaaatgtcttcaccgaggcttgaactcacgccctctaagtcacacacacaaaacaaacaccactgagccaacgcgcgtgtggtgatagtaacttgcatccatttggttatgtttcaagacaactagtaaatcattaaaaaataaaagaaacaaaaagtctggggggaggaggattcgaaccccagactttgggcatgaggagactaagagcgcatgtgtggccactggggcaagttgttcATTCGTTAATAAAacaactatcactcaaaataaaataaactctaccctgaggattcaaaaatggcgcgcttcaccatcttcatcttcaacctcaagctccatgaatttgaatttctgaactcactcgtttctcaaccatttgccacgatgtaaacatgaaacttgctctaaattcactcacgattctaaatatgtaactaacatgaattaatattaactacatctaactaatttaccagaaatcgtgaagaaccctaaaatttcaaaatcaaattaaatgactatactgaaagataaatgaatgatgatagagggttttcaatcctctgatgatgctgaacaagatagaatcgagctatttcacaaagagtacttaaattagagaggtgaagttcagaaacttacctctgaaaatggaggtcgtgaggatgattgagggcacctgggcttgaatgaatgatctcaatagcttccctgagactcaatgatgctaactggatgcttattgtagcctgaatccttctgaattgttctatggacctccctcgatttgagcttcaagtgaacatggagggtgttgattctcgagttacagatgagctgcagccatctggttagcttcactatgacctgaggagtgtgtctgaatgattggcttggcttgaaacctcctgaatcactccatggacctccaactgcaagtgctccaaagtgagagcaacaatggtgttcctccacctacagaagtgatccaggtgcttggatcacctcaaatgacctcccttgagatgttagaatgctcacttcccaaagataagctctggtttgaagaaatcgattcttcttgccaaagaactttgaaaaacaatgaacaagagaagagaaagagaaagcaagtaatatggttgctttggtgtgtttttgaatgaggaatgcatctgtatttataggcaaatggatcagtatagctgcagaggagtgagcttccttagtgaagttgatttgctttcttagccatgaaggaaattttgcaaatatctcttatgcaatgatgagaattttgattccatttgatcaatcccctagccctcgattttgcttgatcttaggggacaattctgagccagaaatgagctctaattggttggtgagaagattccttgggtgattcatcaatttgccataaattcacaaatgtaatcattacataatcacatgttcttgtttttagaatcttcttcaattcttatggcatggtgaaaatgaatgcatggcatgtttgcagatgtattatgggtcatgtagcatctatatttgaggtcatgtgcacaaaatttcaaagttccaaaatgatgcatgacctataatttcacttcatgaggccaactttgaacaagcataactcttagctcaaattgaattttgagaaggttgaacacaatttggaaagccttaaacatctactttaaatcattagtttatgtcttcttcagaatcctttgggaaatttgtgaaaaatgaggccaaagttggaagaaaactaggttaaaacacttagaaaaatttctaagtgtttatgacctaaacttcaaaatctccaaaacttcataaatggttgatcttttgaaaaaagttcccttgtaagatgttgttttatttggcaagatctacaactttcatgttggaagttttttgagttgtgtaggtgaaattttgagatctcaccatgccttcaaaaaccctaattcccgacttttcgctccttgatgaatttctttgaatttctttggccaaatgactttgacatccatatattgatgatattgatctttgaaagtcattttttgaccaaaaaccttaaaagtcaatgatgatccttcacagttgacttttcctgacaaagtgaatttttgggcttttgtgtagaaataagatcttctccccaaatggatgatataaatggattatatggaggtagtagagatccttgaatcatgtcttgagttttggattcatgccctgatcagaagtcaactatcttggtgaattaggtcaaaaccctaatttgtcgaccatgtgaaagtaatgactgtagactttgaattgaagtgtgatgttcagtagaccttgtaatatgagttatttgaagatgattgatgtctttgaatgaccctctgaggtttcttagggtttcccaaatgtgatccctgattttagtccttgataggctcaaaaccctagtctggtgtccTGAGtatacctgtactcatatgactggatgtctaatcaatcatagatgagaaaagtgaagtttttgagcttcatgattgtattagagactaatctttgtattgattgatcctttgcctgagctttcttgtctttgagcatccttgattaggtactagatggagaaatgactgctctgggtacttgtcttgacctgatgaaaaatcctgaagatatgccatctcaggggggtcaaaaattagggtatgacacacccTTGAAAGCATGAACCTTGCCTTAACAtctttagccacaaacctttgccttaaacttaaaactttaggaaagggttaagggtacctaacaccttcccttgacctgaatataataacttacccatatttcttaacttcgtagggtttcctattcgccctggtagaataggtggcgactctaaaagtctaaatttttagggcaggttgctacaactttTTTGGCTTCTTAGTTTCTTCATCAGATCACTTTCCAACCCCTAACCCATTCTATATCTCTGCATTTTCTTTGTTAATTACTTTCTGTATTCAGAGTATTGGATTTGATTTTGGAAGCATCTCTCTTCCCTACCCCTCAACAAAAACCATTaaaagaaagggaaaaaaatGGATAGCAGTCTCCATTATCTTCGGTGTGTGCACGTGTGTTTGTCTAACTATTGCTTCTCATTTATAAATTCCTAAATAATgatcaattaatatttttttgagaCTTGTGTACAATGCTTACCTGCAACTTTAAGCAACTCTTTCAATTATTCAAGAACGTTTATTTGTTTTCCGTGATGTTCATGCAGAATACTTCTCCATCCACTTGGTGAATGGATTGTTACCCTCTTATTGGTGAACCTTGCCATTTCTATTTCACTCGGAAAAAATAGAATTTACTGAATTGGAGTTTGTGTATGCTTTCTTTAATGGGaagttaatatttctaataccaTCTTATGTTATTTGGGTTATTTGCTTTTGCATATCTTTTATGCAGAATTTCAACAATGTTTAGTTCCCCCTTATGTAGAGGCAACACATCAACCATGTAGATAACTTTTATGATCTTTATGCAGCATGTTGTTAGGGACTAAATGAACATCATTAGTCACTGTATGAAAATTATTTTGTGAGTTTCTAATATTTATGTGCTCTCCTTCATGTGTTAAAGAAATTTCCATATTAATTATTTCTAATGGAAATGGGTTTTAGGGATTGAaagtgagttgatgaagaagcTAAGTAGATAAAGAAGGTTCATATTTCACAATGAAGCATATCTTCAACAATGACCATCATATTTCCTTCTTTTGATCAAGAGCGACAAAAGAAATAGAAATAGGATCTGAAGGTGCAGAACTGAAGGTTCTAGATGATGAAAAAATGAATGGGGTTGAGGATGAAGTGTTAAGTATTTAGTCAAATAAGAGTCCTAGTTTTTAGGatattttgttaattgatttaGTCAAGTTTGTTTCCTTATTTCTAGCTAGAAGTGGGCTGTAGTTTATTACATCACATTCGTTTTATTCTCTATTTATTTTACTGCATTTCAAAAGGAATAAACAGTCATTTCCAGAACTTCTATTTGCTTCTATTATGTTCCTGTTACATCTAACATTTTGGTATTAGAGCAGTGGCCTAAGAGATGGGTTCGGAAGCAAATTTTGCAGCAGCCTGCATTCTGAAGTTCGAAGGCGACTACGATCATTGGAGTATGGTCATGGAGAATCTCCTTCAATCCAAGGAGTATTGGGTTGTCATTGAATCAGGCTACACAAAGCCGAAGAGTAGAGATGGAATGACGGCAGAGCAAATAAAGAACCTGGAGGAGATGAAGCTGAAGGATTTGAAGGCTACGAATTACTTGTTTCAGTCGCTTGACAAGTCAATTCTGAAGACGATCACGCAGAAGGAGACATCTAAAAAACTCTGGGACTCCATGAAGTTGAAGTGTCGAGGCAATGCTCGAGTGAAGAGAGCTCAGCTCAATCATCTACGATGGGACTTTCAGGTCTTAGAAATGAAGCAAGGTGAATTGATCACTGATTATTTTGGTTGAGTAATGACGGTTGCAAACGACATTAGGAATTATGGAGAAGATGTGGATGATGTCAAGATAGTTGAGAAGATTTTGAGAACCCTCACTAAGAAATGGAACTATATTGTTTGTTCCATTGAGGAAGCCAAGGACATAGATCAACTATCTGTGGATGCCTTGTAAAGTTCTATGCTCGTTCATGAGTAAAAATTCAAAGTAAGTGAAGAAGAGAAACATGCTTTGAAGGTAACTCATGAAGAGAGCTATGGTGGAAGAGGGCGAGGAAGAGCTACTTTTCGAGGAGGTCGGGGACAAGGCAGAGGTAGAAGCAGCCAAACGAGGAGTAAGGAAACAATTGAGTGTTACAAATGTCATAAGCTTGGACACTTCCAATATGAGTGCCAAGCAAATTATGCTGGTTTGGAGGAATCAGAAGAGATGGTGCTAATGGCGTAAGTCGACACACTTGGAGACGATCGAGATGTTATGTGGTATATTGATTCTGGGTGCAGCAATCACATGTGTGGTGATTCTTCCCTTTTTTGGGAGTTAGAAGAAGGGTTCAACAAGGTGGTTAGATTGGGGAATTATGCAAGCATGAACGTTTCCGGAAAAGGAAGTGTTCGATTGTCAATAAATGGAGTAAACAACCTTGTACGGATGTATATTATTTTCCCGGTTTGAAGAATAATCTTCTCAGTGTTGGGCAGCTACAAGAAAGGGGTTTTGCTGTACTAATGCAGTCAAATgagtgtgtaatacggtgggagaactgacttttgaattgttttgaaaaggaggtgtgaaaagtaatttgaaagtttgaatgtgagcaagcagttaagaggACCTACCCttagattgtctttcttgttctttaagtttttcgttcgaaagggctatccataccataaggagggtaggtagtcctttcattggatttgaggGTCATCGAGGAATGCACCGTTCGTCATAaaattgtccctaccatatatagggtaggtagtctaagggaaggatataatagtcatttaggcaacaggcgaggataccttagcaatgggacaatcatcatttaccgaggcaacttcgagggacacaattgatgatgataatgaactgagggagacatttgttttgcttaggtatcctcggaatcgagagacttgactatttgatcgtaattaaaggcagcaggcaacaaggcaacaggcaacaaggcaacaagagaggttaccctaaaggtgtgtgtgtggcacatcCAGGtgattaaattcaattatatttatcttataatttaggcaaactaaattattagcaggcttgcactccctagattactaaccacgcagttaatataaacaaaattaaaggcagaaattaaaagtcctacactattacaataaacacctgtaggcagaaaaataaaggcagaaaataaaacctataactattacaaaaaaccttgcacgcctatacacattttctagaatttaaaataaataataaaagcgacatttaaaaataaataattaaagttaaaggcaaaaaattaaataaaggcagaaatttaaataaaggcaaaaattaaataaaggcaaaaatttaaataaaggcaaaaattaaataaaggcataaatttaaataaagacaaaaatcaaataaaggcagaaatttaaataaaggcaaaaattaaataaataaacaagttttactcCAAGGCTGGGAAAAAACATACGACAATCATAGAATATGAGGTTAGAAGAGAATGGGCGTtgaaattaaagttaaaaaatttaGAGGGAAAAGTATAAGCCTAAAAATGCAAGCCTAAAAAATGGACGAGAACACCAACTCTTATTCATGGACAACATCACCAAAGGGAAAAACCTAATGgctaaaaaaccttttaagactaagattaatttaaagtattaaacctaaattattaattagcctaaaaatcctaatttgattaaattaacctaagcctaaaaatgttattgttgaattaacctaaatttaaaaattaattatttaaacctaaaaatatatattactctaaattattaatttaaattaaaaaacaaattaattttatcaaaaaagattttagagtgatatatgaaaataacatgaattttatggtttgagaagaaaaaaaattaaggttttagtgaaaatttaaataataaaacaataaaccaataattaaaaaaatgaattaaagaaaaactaggatttgatctgatatggtgtggCTGGAGGTCCATGGGATGTCAATGAGATTTTCGAAGAGGCAAAAGTTTTATGCCTTAACCATGGTAAATCCATATTCACTACTCCTCTTTAGCCAAAGGAAGTACTtgcaaaaaaaataagaataataatagtaataataataatgtaataaaaataataatagtataatagtaataataataattaataataataataataaagtaattaacaaaaacgattagtaataataataattattattattataataaaaaaagttagtaatgataatagttacaataataaaataaaaaatattataaaatggaTTTGgcctcatataatctaaatattccttagtgcgatttcttatatcaattgcttattgaaaaaaaaaaatataaaatataaaattattttaatcaattttatttaataataaaattaactcatttaaactttcttttcattatttatatatatatatatatatatatatatatatatatatatatatatatatatatatatatatatatatatatatatataattgaaaaacaatgtcacaattataaaaaaaattttaagataAATACGCACTTTTAACTAACTTCATAACCCTAGTAATTAACTTTATAACAACATTAATTAACATTTTAACTACttaaactaactcatctctaacaCTTCTCCAATAGTGAGTATCACATATCtattataaaaacaaaataaaaaaaaaattgatttttaacacAATTAAATCTACACAATTAAATCTGTGTACTGTACGTATATACTCTAAATTATTTGATTTGAGTAATAAATTATCCGAATCATCAATTAGCAAGTGATctttcaataaattaaaaaaattagagaattaaATTCCTCACACAACCTTTGGTTCTTCAGTAAAGCCATTAAGATTAATAaccttttttctttttatgaatcAAGCCATTAAGGTTTTAAAAGACatacactttcattttcaaattaaTTGTTTGTCATGGCATGTGAAAGGACATAAttgaattaatatttaatttgtcATATACTAGTTGTCATATTCttaacattttaaatttttaatattgccTTTAATTACTTGTTGCAAAATCAAGTTAAGTACTACAAAAAAAAGTTACAAGTAATAACCAACTAAATGAAAGTTTTTACCTTAATACTCACATTCTCCATCATCATTGCCTTCTCACATGCAACACCAACATTAGTCACTCAACTTCAACTTCAATTGAATCAATCTTCCATGCTAAACCATACTGAAGaacaagtaaatatattttatccttattttttttctttcgcaCCGGTTTCCGACCTATATAGTAGATCGACTAATCCAGCTTATGCTACGGAGGCATGCGCACTGGCCAAACGTTATTTCTATCAGGAATCGAATTCGGTATTCCCCAAATATCGTCCTTCGGTATTCCCCGAATATCGTCCTTTACAGAGACTTGTTTGCCACCCGAGCCCAAGCGTTCGGTTATTTTATcctcatttttattttatcataaatgtGTATCTTAaataatttcatatttaattatatcttaaatataagactatatatattatatattcatGTTTCAGATTAATGAGGCTAGATTGATGAGTGGTAGAGGTAGAGGTAGATATGTAGACTGCAGCTACTTGATTACCATAAAGACAAGCTGTGATTCTCCAAGAAATTCAAAAGATCATATTGGTCTTTTATTTGGAGACTCCCTTGACTCCGAGGTTCTTTTCTAatactactccctccgttttaaAATGACTGTCGTTTAATATGTGTTTTCCTTGTGACTTTGGTGCTAATTCATGTAATGTATTTTTGTTTAATATGATTGCAGATTTATGTTCCAAGACTAGATGGACCTGATTCTGGGCCGTTTAGGAGGTGCAGAACAATGTCATTTGATGTAAAAGCACCAGAACCATGCATGGGAGAAATCTGCAAACTGTATCTATTTAGGAATGGAACTGATGGTTGGATGCCAGAGACTGTTACAGCATATGACTATCATTACCCTCCTGTCATATTTAACTACAACTTTTTTCTTTCTGAGGGTCCTGGCGTTGGTCACAATTATTGTGGTAAATCATAGTGTCTTTGTGTCTCTATGTTCtttaacaacaaaaatattaagaTAGGTTTGAATAATGTTGCTTCTAGTAAGAAATAAATATGTTTATTGATATGAGATGAGTCATCAAGTTATATTAATCTATGAAAAATGTGTTTATTGCATTAATATTGATGCATATACTATATAGAATAAGATAacttttacaaaataaaaaataaaaaattgtaaatcCTATCAAAGGCACACATCTATCCAAGCCTCCATCGGACTCATACGAATGGAATTGTTCTGCTGAAGAAAACTCAAATTAATTTtcagtattttatttttatcaaatagaatattttattttgtctGTGGCCAAAAGTCAAAAACTAAAGTGCGTCGGTGGTGAAATGATAGCATACAATAACTTAGATAAGGATAAGTGATCTTACTTTAAGGCATTCAAGACTATTAAGGAGTTATACCTTGATCTTGAAAAACTCACCACAACCTAGTATTTTGGTGGAAACTTAGTACTACTTCATTGGATAATGAGCTGAAGAAACTAATTCATGTTACATATGTAATATCACTACTAC is a window from the Vicia villosa cultivar HV-30 ecotype Madison, WI unplaced genomic scaffold, Vvil1.0 ctg.005575F_1_1, whole genome shotgun sequence genome containing:
- the LOC131642674 gene encoding uncharacterized protein LOC131642674 isoform X1; protein product: MKVFTLILTFSIIIAFSHATPTLVTQLQLQLNQSSMLNHTEEQVNIFYPYFFSFAPVSDLYSRSTNPAYATEACALAKRYFYQESNSINEARLMSGRGRGRYVDCSYLITIKTSCDSPRNSKDHIGLLFGDSLDSEIYVPRLDGPDSGPFRRCRTMSFDVKAPEPCMGEICKLYLFRNGTDGWMPETVTAYDYHYPPVIFNYNFFLSEGPGVGHNYCGTIRRFKDVLTEATGKLMAVVNIGRKL
- the LOC131642674 gene encoding embryo-specific protein ATS3A-like isoform X2; translated protein: MKVFTLILTFSIIIAFSHATPTLVTQLQLQLNQSSMLNHTEEQINEARLMSGRGRGRYVDCSYLITIKTSCDSPRNSKDHIGLLFGDSLDSEIYVPRLDGPDSGPFRRCRTMSFDVKAPEPCMGEICKLYLFRNGTDGWMPETVTAYDYHYPPVIFNYNFFLSEGPGVGHNYCGTIRRFKDVLTEATGKLMAVVNIGRKL